A portion of the Malania oleifera isolate guangnan ecotype guangnan chromosome 3, ASM2987363v1, whole genome shotgun sequence genome contains these proteins:
- the LOC131151388 gene encoding uncharacterized protein LOC131151388, which produces MRNTPKNFRRVEPIPMSYANLFPQLLEQRMISTIPGIPLTNPPPHWYNPEVRCAYHANSPRHPIDQCWAFKHKVQDLRDAGWLSFDGKPVGIKENPLPDHGKDNVGMIEEQDGEKFERRWEQMMLDWVYSELTTAGLAGLKAICPKGAPCACQNTMKKSVQQCETFRIFLSSLIDSKRVEVSRIQKTNEVLVIGESDHPQFTNRPFIPIMKKTPRVLEAPVRVVISAPRPFAYRNDRAVPWRYNCEVHTKGETSSAAEVRGITRSGRVYTLEVLEKVQPSQEQNRNLKKPVQSQEAEEFLKIIKHSEYNIIDQLKKMPAHISILSLLLSSEAHREALLKALNQAYIPQDISIDNFNHVIGGFTSTNYITFADEEIPVEGQGHNQALHVSAKCRDHMIA; this is translated from the coding sequence ATGAGGAATACACCCAAGAATTTTCGGAGAGTGGAACCGATTCCGATGTCATACGCAAACTTATTTCCCCAGCTTCTAGAACAAAGGATGATATCCACCATCCCCGGGATTCCTCTCACCAATCCTCCCCCGCATTGGTATAATCCTGAGGTCCGATGCGCGTACCATGCCAATTCTCCAAGGCACCCTATTGACCAGTGTTGGGCCTTCAAACACAAGGTGCAAGATTTGAGGGACGCGGGTTGGTTGTCATTCGATGGGAAGCCGGTTGGTATTAAAGAAAATCCTTTGCCTGACCATGGAAAGGACAATGTTGGAATGATCGAAGAACAAGATGGGGAAAAATTTGAAAGAAGATGGGAGCAAATGATGCTAGACTGGGTGTATAGTGAACTGACAACGGCAGGCCTAGCAGGACTGAAGGCTATTTGCCCTAAAGGCGCCCCATGCGCATGCCAAAATACTATGAAAAAATCAGTACAACAATGTGAGACTTTCCGGATTTTTCTAAGTAGCTTGATTGACAGCAAACGAGTGGAAGTTAGCCGCATTCAGAAAACGAATGAAGTTTTAGTCATAGGGGAATCTGACCATCCCCAATTCACCAACAGACCATTTATCCCCATCATGAAAAAAACCCCACGAGTCCTAGAGGCCCCAGTTCGGGTAGTGATCTCAGCCCCTCGCCCTTTCGCATATCGCAATGATCGGGCAGTGCCATGGAGGTATAATTGTGAAGTACACACCAAAGGAGAAACTAGCAGTGCTGCTGAAGTAAGAGGGATAACCAGAAGTGGAAGGGTTTACACGCTGGAGGTCTTGGAGAAAGTGCAACCTAGCCAAGAACAGAATAGGAACTTGAAGAAGCCAGTTCAATCTCAGGAAGCCGAAGAATTCTTGAAGATAATTAAACACAGTGAATACAACATCATTGACCAATTGAAGAAGATGCCAGCCCATATCTCTATTTTGTCGCTGTTGTTGAGCTCAGAAGCCCATCGGGAAGCCCTATTAAAGGCTCTTAATCAGGCCTATATTCCACAAGACATCAGCATTGATAATTTTAACCACGTGATTGGTGGTTTTACGAGTACCAACTACATTACATTTGCTGATGAGGAGATCCCCGTGGAAGGACAAGGGCACAATCAGGCATTGCACGTTTCCGCTAAATGTCGAGATCACATGATTGCATGA
- the LOC131151387 gene encoding uncharacterized protein LOC131151387 translates to MLLTEYDISYVTRKAIKGSVIAEYLAERAVEDYQPMEFEFPDQDIDSLTQGEEELEEWRMLFDGAVNVWGHGIGAVLISPDGKHYPVVAKLIFPCTNNIAEHEACILGLRTALDRDVKQLIVRGDSALVIHQLTGEWETHDSKLVPYREYIQKMIEGFDSISFFRTPRENNVMYDALATLAALFKVEEGVKIETIQIRVQLEPTHCTVIEEADEKPWFFYIKAYI, encoded by the coding sequence ATGTTGTTGACGGAATATGATATTTCTTATGTCACCAGGAAAGCTATCAAAGGTAGTGTCATTGCCGAATACCTAGCTGAAAGAGCCGTAGAGGATTACCAACCTATGGAGTTCGAATTCCCAGACCAAGATATAGACTCCCTAACTCAAGGAGAAGAAGAACTCGAAGAATGGAGGATGTTGTTCGATGGGGCAGTCAATGTTTGGGGACATGGGATAGGTGCGGTGCTCATATCACCCGATGGGAAACATTATCCAGTGGTAGCTAAGCTCATCTTCCCTTGTACTAACAACATAGCCGAACATGAGGCATGTATATTGGGTTTGCGGACAGCTTTAGATCGGGATGTCAAGCAACTAATAGTAAGAGGAGACTCGGCCTTGGTCATCCACCAGCTAACCGGAGAATGGGAAACCCATGATTCCAAGCTAGTACCGTATCGAGAGTACATTCAAAAGATGATAGAAGGGTTTGACAGTATCAGTTTCTTTCGCACTCCAAGAGAAAACAATGTAATGTATGATGCACTAGCCACACTGGCAGCTTTATTCAAGGTAGAAGAAGGGGTGAAGATCGAAACTATTCAGATTAGAGTACAACTCGAACCTACCCACTGCACGGTGATAGAGGAGGCCGACGAAAAACCGTGGTTTTTTTATATCAAGGCCTACATCTAG
- the LOC131151389 gene encoding uncharacterized protein LOC131151389, translating to MAEQLESHVLGIEQGQEELNNQLKKILDLLLNKGKIAQDQDHEEENDPIHPPDFTPIHGQSSGPPPFTSEKPTHGTPPFIPIVTGMGIPSSAVAGVGTSKIATEYRCDELEERLRAIEGTRTASTARPSDYCLVPNVVLPPKFKMPDFEKFDGTTCPQTHLRMYCQSMAAYIDNEKLMMHCFQSSLTGTAVRWYVQQNKAQIRTWGDLANAFEAQYRHILEMAPDKMSLSEMEKKPTETFREYALRWRDAATQVDPPVSDRKAISMFVGTLKDPYHSHLVGSTPHNFMDIVAAGARVEADIKTGRIKTGTTDNSPSKKCVKGKKEEETQMIQGFIRSLRQRSQSQQPRGNFYMEPVVNQTLHMGPRPQFVAPALVPAQPNITTRPS from the coding sequence ATGGCAGAACAGTTAGAGAGCCACGTTCTGGGGATCGAGCAGGGGCAGGAAGAGCTGAACAATCAACTGAAGAAGATATTGGACCTACTGCTGAACAAAGGGAAGATAGCCCAAGATCAGGatcatgaagaagaaaatgacccTATCCACCCGCCCGATTTTACGCCAATTCATGGGCAATCTTCTGGTCCGCCCCCATTTACCTCAGAGAAACCGACGCATGGCACGCCACCTTTTATCCCGATAGTGACAGGAATGGGGATACCCTCATCAGCAGTTGCGGGTGTAGGGACAAGCAAGATCGCGACGGAATACCGTTGTGACGAGCTAGAAGAACGGCTAAGGGCCATAGAGGGGACTCGAACCGCCAGTACCGCCAGACCCTCAGATTACTGCCTAGTGCCTAATGTAGTCCTTCCTCCAAAGTTTAAGATGCCAGACTTCGAGAAGTTTGATGGGACCACATGCCCTCAGACCCACCTTCGGATGTATTGTCAGTCGATGGCCGCCTATATCGATAATGAgaagttgatgatgcattgcttccaAAGCAGTCTTACCGGGACAGCGGTTAGATGGTACGTCCAGCAGAATAAGGCCCAGATCCGTACGTGGGgtgacttggccaatgccttcgAAGCGCAATATCGTCATATCTTGGAAATGGCCCCAGACAAGATGTCTCTTTCTGAAATGGAAAAAAAGCCAACAGAAACTTTCAGGGAGTATGCACTCCGTTGGAGAGACGCAGCCACTCAAGTGGACCCTCCAGTCAGCGACCGTAAGGCAATATCAATGTTCGTAGGGACGTTAAAAGATCCCTACCATTCACATCTGGTAGGGTCCACCCCTCataacttcatggacattgtggcGGCAGGGGCCAGAGTGGAAGCCGACATCAAAACTGGACGAATAAAGACTGGAACTACCGATAACAGCCCAAGTAAGAAGTGCGTCAAAggtaaaaaggaagaagagacccAAATGATACAGGGGTTTATCAGGAGCCTAAGGCAGAGAAGCCAAAGTCAACAACCTAGGGGAAATTTCTACATGGAACCAGTAGTAAACCAAACACTACATATGGGCCCCAGACCCCAGTTTGTAGCCCCCGCGCTTGTGCCAGCCCAGCCAAACATAACAACTCGCCCGAGCTAG